GGCCGTTCTTCGTTAATAGGTGTGTAAGGTTGATAAAACCCGAATTTAGGAGCATTTTCTTTCAACCACTCATAAAGTTTCTTTCCCTTTCCGGCAGAATAATAAGCTAATTTAGCACTGTTAAAATCGATCTCCGTACCCCAGTGATGCCGGGAAGTTCCGGGTACAGCCACATAACTCAATATAGCTAAAGCCCTGCTTTTTTCGTCCGGAATAGCCATGTATTCTTCCCTCTTCCATTTATTATCCCAGATACATTGCTGATCATTAAAAGTTCGGCATCCGGAAACCACAATTAAATTTACCTGATCTTTTTTTGCGGCTTCATACATTATTTTAAAAGCTTCATATACTTCTTTTTTCAAATACACATTATTATAAGTATATTGAGGCTCTACTTTCGTAAATAGAACGGTATCTTTCCGGTAATTGATCTTTCCCAGCAAAAACTCTTTCGTGCAATAATCCGGACAAGGTGGTTCTCGCCGAGATAACTCGGCAAGGAATAATTTATGAATCTGGTCAGGAGAAACAAAAGTATACCCTGGTAACATGATATGCCGGTTCACCACCGGATTCAGTCCAAACAATAGTATTCCTATTAAAAGCAAAAATCTTTTCATGCTTTTGTTTTATAGCCTAATTAATATAGAAACGGCGCAAATATATAAAAAAATTACGACACTTTCGGAGAAAGAATTCATAAGCATAGCTCTACATCTATTAAGCAGGAAATAGTGCTTCTTATTTAGGTAGACTTAAGATAATCCAGAAGTACTGCTACTATTTTCCAATTCATGATGAAGAATTTTTAATTTCATCAGTAAGAAAACTATAAACTTAAGCTACGTTTATATATTCGTAACTTGCGATTTTATATTCGCAGGCTGCGAATATAAAATCGCAGGTTAAGTTTATAGAATTCTTTATGATGAATAAAAGAAAAGATAAGGAAGAAACAGTTTTTATTTCAGCATGAATAAAAGAAGAAGTCCAAAGAAGTCTGCTTTCCTTATTTATAAATATATGTCTGAGCAATTTCATTTATGGAAGATTCAACTACTCTGTAGGTTCTCCATTCTCCTTTATCCCAAACGAATACCTGGTTATTCCACTTTTATCAATTACAATCTATAAGGAACCATAAGGGACATACTTTCTATTTATAAGGAATAATCACAAAGAAACAATAAATCGTAATCTATTTTACATATTATCACAAAATAAACCTATATTATATCATAATATCACACTTATAGTTATATTTGCAACATATATAATACAAACAACATAAATCATAAAACAATGTGTGGTATAGTGGGAGTTTTTGAATTAAAAAAAGATGCAGAAAGCCTAAGAGGCCAAGTATTGAAAATGGCCAAAAAGATTCGTCATCGCGGGCCGGACTGGTCGGGGATCTACTGTGGGGAAAAGGCTATTCTGGCTCATGAACGATTGTCTATTGTAGACCCCGAGTCAGGGGGACAACCTCTAAAAAGTAAAGATGGAAAACTTATCCTCTCCGTAAATGGAGAAATATATAACCATAGGGCTATACGTGCCGAGTTAGCTAATGACTATGAGTTTTTAACCGGTTCCGATTGTGAAGTTATTCTTGCTTTATATAAAAAGAAAGGAATTCATTTTCTGGAAGATTTGAACGGTATCTTTGCATTTGCTCTTTACGATGAAGAAAAAGACGAATATCTGATTGCCCGTGACCCGATTGGCGTGATCCCTTTATATATAGGATGGGATAGTCTTGGAAGTTTGTATGTTGCATCCGAATTAAAAGCATTGGAAGGAGTATGTAGCCGGATTGAAGTATTTTTACCCGGTCATTATTGGTATAGCAAAGAAGGTAAAATGTCTAAATGGTATATCCGCGATTGGATGGAATACGAAAATGTAAAAGACAACCCGGCTTCTATCCACGAATTACGCCAAGCATTAGAAGCAGCCGTACAACGGCAACTTATGTCTGACGTTCCTTACGGGGTGCTCCTTTCCGGCGGTCTTGACTCGTCTGTTATTTCTGCCATTGCAAAAAAATATGCATCCAAACGAATTGAAACAGACGGGCAAAAAGATGCATGGTGGCCGCAACTCCATTCCTTTGCAATCGGATTGAAAGGTGCTCCGGATTTAACGGCAGCCCGTAAAGTAGCTGATTATATAGGAACTGTTCACCACGAAATAAACTATACCATACAAGAGGGATTAGACGCTTTACGCGATGTTATTTATTATATAGAAACGTATGACGTAACTACCGTGCGAGCCTCCACCCCTATGTATTTGTTAGCTAGGTTTATCAAATCAATGGGAATCAAGATGGTACTTTCCGGCGAAGGGGCCGACGAAGTATTCGGCGGTTATCTTTATTTCCACAAAGCGCCTAATGCCTTGGCTTTCCACGAAGAAACAGTGCGCAAATTAAACAAATTATATCTTTATGATTGTCTCCGGGCTAATAAATCGCTAAGTGCTTGGGGAGTGGAAGGACGTGTTCCTTTTCTGGATAAAGAATTCCTGGATGTTGCCATGCGTCTGAATCCGGAAGCTAAAATGGCAAAAGACGGCAAAATGGAAAAATGGATTGTACGGAAAGCATTCGAGGATATATTGCCCGCCGATGTAGCATGGCGCCAAAAAGAGCAATTTTCAGACGGAGTAGGATATAGTTGGATCGATACGTTGAAAAAAATAGCTTCGCAGGCTGTAACGGACGAGCAGTTGGCTCATGCTGCCGAACGTTTTCCATTCAATCCTCCGTTGAACAAAGAAGAATATTGTTACCGTTCTATTTTCGAAGAACATTTCCCGTCGCTCACGGCTGCGCAGACAGTACCCTCCGTCCCTTCCGTTGCTTGCAGTACTGCCGAAGCGTTGGCATGGGATTCTTCGTTCCGAAACATGAACGAACCTTCGGGAAGGGCAATTAAAAATGTACACGTCCAAAGTTATTAATTCATACGTCATTCAAAAGCTATCCATGGAAAGGAAGAAAAGCAAAGAGATAGAAGCTGTAAAAAAGAATCGCGGAAAGTAAGGAGGTAAGAAATCTGTTCAAAAATAAAAAAGAGTATCAACATCTCTTATAACCCTTTAACCGACCCTTAAAAAATAACCATCTTCCCGATTTTTTATTATATCTTTGCGGCCTATGAAACAGCGTATATTTATATTTCTACTACTAATAAGCTCTGTAACACTTTTACAGGCACAAAGCACACGCGGACAGGGAGGAAAGCGGGGGTTTTCCTTGTCTAATTTATCCTCTTCATCGAAAAACGTACCGGATAGCTTGCTGGTAGCCGATAGCACCAAGCAAGATTCGGTCCGGATTATAGCTTACCGCCTTACCGATCAGTTGGGCGATCCGTACCGTGCCCCTTTGGATACCGCCTGGCTCGATTTTTATAATATTAGCCAAGTAGAAAACAACCAACGGATTGCCGTAGGTTACCTTGCTAACCTGGGAGCACCGGAACAAAGTAAAATATTTTCCGAACGAGGTGAAGAACATGATTTCGTTTTCGCTACCCCTTTCGACCGTTATTTTACTTGGCCGCAAACGGCTTTGTTTTATAACACTAAAATTCCTTATACTAATATTTTATATACGGAAGCAGGAGCTAGTGTAAGCCGCCAACAACAACTGAAAGGGACGTTGACCATGAACTTCGGGCCCAAGATCAATATAGGTGGCGACTTGGATTATATTTACAGCCGGGGTTACTACAATTCCTTAAGTGCCAACCTACTTAGCTACCGTTTATTCGGCAGTTATAACTCCGACCGTTATTCTATTTATGCTTACTTGAGCAACGGGAACTTTGTGGTATATGAGAATGGTGGTATTACCGACCCGGAATATATTACCAACCCGGAAAAGTTTACCGATGGCAAGCGGGGTATGAAATCACAGGATATCCCTACCCGTTTCAGTAAAACGTGGAACCGTGTGCGTGGCAAAACGTATTTTTTCACCCAGCGATATAACCTCGGATTCTACCGGGAAGTAGAAAAAGCGGACTTGGATACTACTATTTCTGTCTTTGTTCCGGTATCCAGCATTATCCATACATTCGAATATTCGGATAACCGTCGCCGTTTTACGTCCCAAGACCCAGGCATTATGGCTCAGTACCCGAACAAATACACGAATATGGAGTTGCCAAACGATACCACCAAATACTGGAAACTCAAAAACACGCTCGGTTTGTCCTTACGTGAAGGCTTTCAAGATTGGGCAAAATTCGGCCTTACTGCCTTTACATCTTTTGAAAAACGGCGTTTCACACAACCGGATTCGGCTGCTGTATCTGTGGTACCACCTGCTACGGACGACGAGACGAATCCCCCTGTAAACCGTTTCAGTACCATCACAGACGAATATTCTCTCACCATCGGAGCCGAACTTTCCAAACGGCAAGGAAGCATACTTACTTATAATGCCCGGGGAGAATTAGCCGTGTTGGGCGATGATATAGGCGAATTCCGGGTTACCGGAGAACTGGAAACGAAGTTCAAACTTTTCAAGAAAGATGCTTCTATTCGTGCTCACGGGTATATTAAAAATACTCGTCCTGCTTTTTACCAACGCCATTATCATTCTACATTTTTCTGGTGGGACAACGACTTTAGCGATACACAACGTATTTTTGCAGGAGCAGATATAAATCTCGCTTCTTCCCGTACTAAATTATCTGCCGGCATAGAAAGTATTCAAAACTATATTTATTTTGACGAACATGGGTTGCCGGTACAAGCCGGGAAAAATATACAGGTGATTTCCGCCCGTTTAAAACAAGATTTTCGTTACCGTGCATTTAATTGGGAAAATGACGTGGTATATCAATTAACCAGTGATAAATCGATCCTCCCTCTCCCCCAGTTGAGTGCTTATTCCAATTTATTCCTGGCATTCAGGCTCTTCCATGTGCTCGATATGCAACTGGGAGCCGATTTACATTATCAGACCGCCTATTACGCTCCTTATTACGAACCGGCTTCTATGCAGTTCCAACTCCAAAACAAAGGTAAAATTGGCAATTATCCGTTAATGAACGTATATGCTAATTTGAAATTGAAACAGGCTCGTTTCTATGTGATGATGTATAATGTAAGCCAATATTTTGCCAAACCTAATTATTTTTCATTGTATAATTACCCGTTAAATCCTCATATTTTCGAGATGGGGATTGCCGTATTGTTCAACAACTAAAATATCTCATAAAGACCTATGCTCAACCGGAAACTATACGTAATTTATGCAATACTGCTTCTGATCGCTCTTTTTACAATGGTAGCTTTATGGAGGTTCAGTCATAACCGCACTCTTCCGGTACGTGATTATAAAGATATAACCCAAGAAGGGACTTTACGGATAGTAACGGAATACAACAGCATAGGATATTATGTTTCGGGAGATACGATTGAAGGATTTCAATATGAATTAAGTAAAGCCATCGCTTCTCTGGCAGGACTGGAAGTACAAACTGCACTGGATATGAGTCTGGATAATAGCTTTCGGATGCTGGAACAAAATAAATGCGATATTATAGCCCGGAATATACCTGTTACTACGGAAATGCGTGAAAAATATTTGTTTACCGAACCGATTGTGTTGAACAAACAAGTATTAGTACAACGTACCGCGCAAGCAAACAATCATAACCCACCGATCCGAAATCAATTGCAGCTTGCTAATAAGACCCTTTATATTCCGAAAGATTCGCCTAGCCGGGTCAGATTGGAAAACCTGCAACATGAAATAGGTGATACTATTATTATAAAGGAAGAACCGCTTTATTCCTCAGAGCAATTAATTATTTTAGTAGCAAAAGGAGAAATCGACTTTGCCGTATGTGATAAAAAAATTGCCGAAAACGCATCGGAACAATTCCCTGAAATCGATATAGAAACAGATATCAGTTTTACTCAGCTTCAATCCTGG
The genomic region above belongs to Parabacteroides pacaensis and contains:
- a CDS encoding putative porin encodes the protein MKQRIFIFLLLISSVTLLQAQSTRGQGGKRGFSLSNLSSSSKNVPDSLLVADSTKQDSVRIIAYRLTDQLGDPYRAPLDTAWLDFYNISQVENNQRIAVGYLANLGAPEQSKIFSERGEEHDFVFATPFDRYFTWPQTALFYNTKIPYTNILYTEAGASVSRQQQLKGTLTMNFGPKINIGGDLDYIYSRGYYNSLSANLLSYRLFGSYNSDRYSIYAYLSNGNFVVYENGGITDPEYITNPEKFTDGKRGMKSQDIPTRFSKTWNRVRGKTYFFTQRYNLGFYREVEKADLDTTISVFVPVSSIIHTFEYSDNRRRFTSQDPGIMAQYPNKYTNMELPNDTTKYWKLKNTLGLSLREGFQDWAKFGLTAFTSFEKRRFTQPDSAAVSVVPPATDDETNPPVNRFSTITDEYSLTIGAELSKRQGSILTYNARGELAVLGDDIGEFRVTGELETKFKLFKKDASIRAHGYIKNTRPAFYQRHYHSTFFWWDNDFSDTQRIFAGADINLASSRTKLSAGIESIQNYIYFDEHGLPVQAGKNIQVISARLKQDFRYRAFNWENDVVYQLTSDKSILPLPQLSAYSNLFLAFRLFHVLDMQLGADLHYQTAYYAPYYEPASMQFQLQNKGKIGNYPLMNVYANLKLKQARFYVMMYNVSQYFAKPNYFSLYNYPLNPHIFEMGIAVLFNN
- a CDS encoding M15 family metallopeptidase, with the protein product MKRFLLLIGILLFGLNPVVNRHIMLPGYTFVSPDQIHKLFLAELSRREPPCPDYCTKEFLLGKINYRKDTVLFTKVEPQYTYNNVYLKKEVYEAFKIMYEAAKKDQVNLIVVSGCRTFNDQQCIWDNKWKREEYMAIPDEKSRALAILSYVAVPGTSRHHWGTEIDFNSAKLAYYSAGKGKKLYEWLKENAPKFGFYQPYTPINEERPTGYQEEMWHWTYLPLSSIFIREYCKQVTPADLDGFEGAKTLQNMEIFRDWVLGINPVCKQLATR
- a CDS encoding transporter substrate-binding domain-containing protein, translating into MLNRKLYVIYAILLLIALFTMVALWRFSHNRTLPVRDYKDITQEGTLRIVTEYNSIGYYVSGDTIEGFQYELSKAIASLAGLEVQTALDMSLDNSFRMLEQNKCDIIARNIPVTTEMREKYLFTEPIVLNKQVLVQRTAQANNHNPPIRNQLQLANKTLYIPKDSPSRVRLENLQHEIGDTIIIKEEPLYSSEQLIILVAKGEIDFAVCDKKIAENASEQFPEIDIETDISFTQLQSWAVRKNSPELLDSLNSWFQQLREKGIYDRIYQRYYSE
- the asnB gene encoding asparagine synthase B, yielding MCGIVGVFELKKDAESLRGQVLKMAKKIRHRGPDWSGIYCGEKAILAHERLSIVDPESGGQPLKSKDGKLILSVNGEIYNHRAIRAELANDYEFLTGSDCEVILALYKKKGIHFLEDLNGIFAFALYDEEKDEYLIARDPIGVIPLYIGWDSLGSLYVASELKALEGVCSRIEVFLPGHYWYSKEGKMSKWYIRDWMEYENVKDNPASIHELRQALEAAVQRQLMSDVPYGVLLSGGLDSSVISAIAKKYASKRIETDGQKDAWWPQLHSFAIGLKGAPDLTAARKVADYIGTVHHEINYTIQEGLDALRDVIYYIETYDVTTVRASTPMYLLARFIKSMGIKMVLSGEGADEVFGGYLYFHKAPNALAFHEETVRKLNKLYLYDCLRANKSLSAWGVEGRVPFLDKEFLDVAMRLNPEAKMAKDGKMEKWIVRKAFEDILPADVAWRQKEQFSDGVGYSWIDTLKKIASQAVTDEQLAHAAERFPFNPPLNKEEYCYRSIFEEHFPSLTAAQTVPSVPSVACSTAEALAWDSSFRNMNEPSGRAIKNVHVQSY